The DNA sequence aagtaatctaaTTATAATTGCAGTTAAAATTCAGTTTACCTTGAATCAATGGCCGAAACGTGAACAAGACATGAAACTTTGATGATCGATCGATGAGGGAACCGTAATATATATATGAGAATGAGAGTAGCCTAGATAGAGAGGTTGAGAGAAAGAGACAGAGAATcatagaaaaacaaaacaacaaaagacaTTTAAGACTTTAAGTTGTTACccattttaaaataaattaagtactGTAATAAAAGGACGAGAACATGATTTTGAACTCAGAAATACCAGCTTGTGGAGGGGTTGTAGCGAACCCAGCGTCTTCACCTTTTTTTGGGCTTTTATCCCAGAGAacgctttttattttttgtgtttcCTAAACTGCCAGTATTTCGCTTTCTTATAATTAgaagaattaaaataatcaaTATTACAAGAGCTCGCTTTCTTtatcatattaaaaaaaatatatatatatattagaattgTAATATATATTCGAATATATAtagtaaaaaatatatatattacgaATATCTCTTAATTTACTTATAAGTTCGAATGCTTTTAAATTGTTCGTAATATGATTCATGCTAAAATTTATATCATACATGAGGATACACATTCTAGCATTTTCTAAAGAAAATCTAAATCGTACATAAAGacatttggaaagattatgcaTGCATTTAGATGTGTAGTCGTATGCTTAACATGCATGTACTCAATGTTATTGATACGCCATAATTTGTCATATCAAACTTTtaccttttatttttccttttcctagtgCTGACAAGAGAACTACAACAGTTGCCAAATATTCAATGTCCTAATATTTGAGAAATTTGAGTCATTATCAATGCTCTAGCAGGTCTTTACTCTTCTTCATAGATTTTTGGAAGAAGCGAAGTTATTCCGAATAATTAACTCGTTGGAAAACACAATTTTAATTCACTAGCATTATATATAGAATAGTTGGGTTATCCATTTGTCAAATCCAAATTATTTCTTTAAAATCTCTGTAATCGATCAAATTGAGACGTCCCAAGTATTTCGATCAACATTTTAGCCCAGAACAAGATTGTCATTAGATAATTACTAAGAAAAAATGTTGGTTAAAATTTGTGTGAATATAAACTATATCCACTAAAAATGATGCAGGGTCCTAATCAAGGTTGATAGCGGCTTTCACAGATATAGCGCAGTAACAAAATGATCAAGACGGTCCAACCAACCCCTTGTCAACTTCACTTAACAAAATTCCAGTGAAGTGGACGCAAAGATAACAAAGCCCCATGATGATCATTTTCTTTTAACTTCCTCCaagtaatccaaaatcaaaccaCCCTCCATTTGTAACGACCTCCTTATAGCTCCACTGGTTTGAAACATTGTTGTATTAAAGGACCTTCAACATTCATTTCATGACCGTACTGCTAGCATTGCTTTCTTCCTCTAACATCTGTGAAATCGGGTTAGTGAGGTGGTAGTGGAAGCTCGATCTGTGCTGTATAAGCAATCATGAACGCCGAAGAGGGCAAGCTGGTGGTCCGGGGGCGTGCCGAGATTGACACTAGGGCGCCTTTCAGGTCTGTTAAGGAAGCAGTGATGTTGTTTGGAGAAAGAGTTTTAGTTGGGGAGATCTATGGCAACAAGCTCAAAGAGGTAaatgtactctctctctctctctctcttccatgtAAGTGTAAAATTCAGGCTCGCATTGAATATTTAAAGCCTTGACTAGATATTACGTCTATATATGAAAAAGCCTTCACGCATAAGAGTTAGATGGTCCTAATGAAGCTAGCTGGATTACCTCTTACTGAAATTTTCCACCCATTGTCCTTTAGTTTTGGATTGCATTCTCAAATTCTAGCTATCTTAATTGTTGCCTGTTAGAGTTAGATGATCTCTACGCATTACTATTGTTGCGTGTAATGCATGTGCTCTTAAACACACATAAACAAGTGAACAATATATTGGGTGACATAGATTATGTGTGGTCTGATAATGGACCTATATATGGTTCAAGACGATCACATTCCATGCACATATATTGAGCATTTAGAACTTGACAATACAACATATAAAATGTTAGGGCCTTCCACATTATCAAGACTGATGTTGAATTGAATGTTACGACTTAAACAAGAGCTCAGCATTTTCTCGTTTTAATTCAATAGACAACTCTTCCTCACATTCTAGTACACGATTCCTCTCTGTTAGATTGGAGCTGCAGGAGCAAATGAGAATGGACGCACTCAATCCCAAGTTGAAATCTTAACAGCTGAGCTTgaagaaacaaagcaaaatCTGGAGAAAGCcagagaagaaaacaaggcaatggCATACTGCATAAAGTCCCTCAGAGATGATCTTGACCATGCAAGGAAAGAGCTGTATAACCACTTGAAAGCAAGAGAGCAGTTTCAAAAGCAGTCAGTTGATCATCAGGATCCCGAGATCGAAGACGTTAAATTCATCGAAAATGCAACGGATCAGTTTGAAACTAAGAGGGAATTGAACCAAAATGAAGAGGAGTTTCAGAAGAAAAGATATGTGAAATTTGCAAGTCCTCCTTCACTTGCTCAAGTCATTGTTAACAAAGAGGAAATGCAAGGAGAGGGGCTGAGGGACCCATCTTCTGTTAAGAAGATGAACAAGAAGAAGCCTCTAATAGGGTGGCTTTTCAACAAAAACAAGGCCCTTCAAGGAGGGTCTCCAAGATCAGGATGATGCGCGCTCTCAGCAGATTAAGCAAAATATGAAGTAAATgtgttctctttctttttttcttttttgtcttcaaGATGTACTATAACGTTTGTCCTCGGTCATGAGCAATATCACTACCACTTTTTGTGTCATATGAGGAGAAAATAGGGAGGACTTGAAAGAAATCAAAGGCTTGCTGCCTTGCCTTTGATGGCATTTTGAATTTATGATTGAATATTCAGATAAATAGCAATCAATATATATTTCTCACCATATATGGTTGCCGACTAATGCATGAACTGCCATGTTTTGTATTTTTCCCATATTATTTGTTTGAAGTTCATGGCACATatctagcttatcaccagattGCGATCCTTTGTCCTACCTAGATATTGTAGCACCTAATTAACTTGACAGGACCGGTCCTGAGATTCTAACGGCCTGAggcaaagaattaaaatgtAGCCTCCTATATATGGGTAaagttatggtatgttaacatttctcatacatcaactatttttacctcTCTAAGGACttatgttatcactttgaggactaatattactattttgaagattcatatggtaaactaagaaaatttaccactttaaggactcatgttactattttgaggactaatattaatattttgaggattcatgtggtaactaagaaaatttaccacttttaggactcatgttactactttgaggactaatattactattttgatgactcattttaccacttttaaggcaattgtattcATGTCATACATTAACACATTGTAAAATTTttccctatatatatgtgtatatatttttttttttgcgccaaataacaatataaaatcatgtattttgaataaaagtaaatatgaaATTAATAGCAATACAAAAGTATATGAATATTTATTCCTTACATAAAATTATGAATTACAAAACTAGTTAAAcataaactatttttttttatgactggaacccagtgggaggctaGGCCATCACGCATTTAaatttagagcaactccaacagattccccatatttttatttttctctactttagggaaaaataagcctcttttgctccaacagattccctataattatccctattttagggaaagtgaggaaagagaaaaccaaattccctatatttacagcaaactctaaaatttaaggaagaatatagagattttagaaattgttgtaaaatagggaatctgttggagttagagaagaaaaagaggctaaaactttgacttttgcttccctataatacagaaattatagggaagctgttggagttgctctaaagcATCACTGAAACCTTGCTCTTCTCGCATTTTTAACAATAAAGAATTGATCTTGTTTGATGTGAGAAATTTTCTATGCATACACAATCAATATATAGGGTTTAATTTGGATTAGTTTTCCATGTGGAGAATGAAAATAAATAGTTATTCATatggaaaaaggaaaggaaaagtttacatggaaaaggaaaaggaaaaaaaaaaaaaggggtttgGGCCACGGGTTCAAGAAAAATTGccttaaaccctaaaaagaaaaacagaaaaaaggtTAAAAAACTGAAAGGGAAGCAGTTGGGCCCCACTTAAGTCCCTTAATGGTttaattgattgaaaaaatatatggaaaaaggaaaggaaaagtttttttttttttttgaataaagggctggtgcggctgccctcaagccttgattaatgaaactgtcgaatacaaggggggaacattgagcctaaacccctgatatCATTGTTTGCTCAAATAAACTAGAAGTTGCGCGTTGCTCCAGCGGAAGGGAAGACATGCTGCATCTTTCTTCACTAAGATTCGAATCACGCTTGACTCACTTCTTTAaattttttcaatcaattaaGCCATTAAGGAACTTAAGTGGGGCCCAACTGCTTCCCTTTCAGTTTTttaaccttttttctttttttctttttagggtttaaggCAATTTTTCTTGAACACGTGACCcagcccccttttttttttttccttttccttttccatataaacttttcctttcctttttccatatatttttttcaatcaattaaGCCATTAATGGACTTAAGTGGGGTCCAACTGCTTTCCTTTCAGTTTTttaaccttttttcttttctaaatcaCATTTTCAGTTTTAATTtaaaccttttttctttttgtctttttagggtttaaggCAATTTTTCTTGAACCTGTGGCCcagcccctttttttttttttttccttttcctcttcCATATAAACTTTTTCTTTCCGCGAGCTTAGGATTTTCAGAAGGGTTGTCTACCTCCGTCCGACGGCGCGTCTATGGACGCTGTCGTCGGACGGGATCTATTGTCAAGCAATCAAAGGTCCCTCAATCGGGGTTCTCTTGCTCTGGATCGGGGGTGTCGGTATCAAGTTGCAAGGGGGTTCGCGGTGGCGGGGTGGGTGAGGCTCAGTTCTGGCAGGACGAAGTGGGGGGGGGCAGAAGGGATGAGGATGTTGAATCCACGATGGTTCTTCTCAGGCTGGTTGCACGAGGCTGGTGGATGCGAGTTGATCAGCTTTGTTTCGAGGCTGGGAGTCTTTCCAGATTTGATCGGGGCATGGTGGCTGGTAGTCCAGCATCTTGGGACAATTGGGTTGGAGAAGCGGTGGCCGGCGGCGAGCTGTTGTAGGTTTTGATCCGCTTCGGTGGTTTCTCCGAAGTTGGTTGCAGACTGTTGCAGGTGGTGGCTGGACGCAGAGGAGGGTGGTATGATGCAGGCGGGCGCGGCCTCTCTCGGGCGGTGGTGTCTCAGCTCTGGTGGTGGCGGCCCACTGCTTGGGCCTAAAAAGAATTGGGCTGGGCCTTCAACCGTGGCTATGGTGTCCTTGTCTTTTGGGATtatgcttgggtttgggcccaCTGTTTGGGTCTAGCCCAagctgttttatttttattatttacaatttttattgtgttttgcTATCTAGGTTGAATGCGTTTTATGCAGTCAATAAAATCCTACATATATTGTGTAGGCCTAATCGAGCTTTGTGCCTGGGTATGCACTCTacgtgccttgtctgctctaggtcgGCGGTGACTTATTTGCTTCGTCAAATGGGCTCTaccgcctagtggcagggtgagactaAGTGCCGTCGGATTTTATTTTCGGCGGCAACATAGGAGGAAAGCTGTGATAAAGCAGATAATTATACTATGTTGTACACGGggtacatatcgagttatctttccccTATGTCACTACTATGttgaagcaaatggagtagctatTGCGCTTTTTGCTAgctggtgcttgttagaatacaagtctcctgtagagatttctgatattatttcggaaAATTTTCTAGATGCTTatggtaaatatatatatatatatatatatatatattatctataACTTATATATAGAAACTCCGGAGGCCTCCGGGAGCCGGTGGCCTGAGCCAGCTGCCTCAGGCGGCAGCCCTCAGGGCTGGCCCTGTAACTTAATTTCATCTTTAATCATATTCTTCTTACTTATCATAAAAAATACATTATATGTTGAGTGAAAACGATTGTCTTTACATTTTGTCTCTCTTCTATAAGTGAATTCATCAAACTAATTCATAATATAAACTAACAAGCGGATTATCTTAAATCTAAGTACGTACTTATAGTCAACCCAACAACTCCCTCAATCCATGGATACGAATTAACCTAgccaaaaaaaaacacagaccGACAGCAAATCCAACATGTAAGCATGGTGGTGGAGAGCGGAGAGATTTGACCCCCACGTACCTCACTTAAATTGCTCCATCCCCTCACATACCTCTTTGTTTATTCTGTTTCATCTCCTCCACACCCAGAGATTTGTGGAAGAATGCAACTGGGGACGTACTGGTATATTTGATCACAGATACCAAACTAATACAGAGGGTCATAGGGATTCATTTCCTTAATTCAATCTCTTTTTCTGGCTGGTAAGTCGGTGGAATTGAATAGAGGAAGTTGAATTGACACCACGCATATATAAAAGTAGTAGTTTTATGCAGCCATGCACATGCAGCCATGTGAAGCATAACAGCGATGAAGACAAAACTTTCATAGCAGTAACATGCCTCCACATATCCATGGCTAGCTAGCTCCTCTACTTTTCAGCTCTATATATGACCACTGGCGTGGCTCGGCTTATAATGTGAAAATTGTAGGGAAAGCATCGCCCTAGCTAATTCTTTCTCACCGTACGTATTATCCGGTCACATTAAGAGATTAATGAAGTGCATGTAATGTATCCAGTTTAGATAGCAATTTTGATTACTTTTAGGCGCCGGTTTCATTAACCCCGTCATCTATTTTCATGTCCTCCATTAATattgaaaaattttctttttgaaaaagaagaatttttcgaTGAAGTAATTTATATATGGGTGCTGTTATTAATTATCACcctattattttctttgtttaccatacttgctcattacaccctacattttaatttcaattattaaatttacttatttaactcattttcctttccaacaatatccttatatgacatattcaattaaaaaataaatatttttaacaaaaatatctcatttaatttacactcataaaaatattaaaatttcctaataaaatcataatctgatttactctcattttttttcattttttctttcaatttcaacgttctctatttcaatcaaTGTAAAAAGATTaataaatttacaactatgatcaatgaagaagagattgatttttttttctttgtgttttaaatttttacttttggtgttcacaaagaatattgcaaagattttgatgaaattaaaaataatgggtttgtgaattgaataacgaattaacaatgaagaagcaacaaaaaaacaaaaagacaaaaagatagtaataaattcaaatttggatggagaagataaagattaatgttatccaatgagaaattaagtagtttttgtatttaattaattacttatatatttatttttcttacatatttggattttaaaAAGTTTGTGTACTTATCAGTCATTttacacttgggtaatataatctttcaataattcaaatgtttgtagagTGAACTAAAAAAATGGTACGGTGGCAATAGCCACACCCTTTATATACAGGGTCGGACCTGACACGAGGCCCAAGAGTCAGCTGACTCAGGCCCAGAAATTCAAGAGGCCCAAAAAAATTTTTTATCGCTTTTTATTATGTCCAAATGCCGTATGTGTCAGTGATCTAAGGACAAGAGCAATTGTGTGTGAACGTATTAATTGAGAGCTATCATTTCCCcaattaaaggaaagaaaaataagttTAAGGGGGCCCACAGAAAGTTGGACAGATTTATATATAATGctagatatatatacatatatatatataatataatatataatgttAAAGTGTATTTACACCCATTCAGacgtaaaagaaagaaaatgggaTACACTCACTAATTAATACTCCAAAGTTgtacccccaaaaaaaaaaaggttttaattaaaaaaataaaaaagggggtAGAAGCCTCACTGCCTAATAAGAGATTTATTGTATAAATAGGATTCATAATGTAAATAGGATTACTAGAATATTTATTATCTAATTACTAGAATAATTACTTTTGGATATTacatgttgtttttgtttttttattattagattttgagtttatagctttagttctgaattttttttttttttgaatgcaCACTTTGATCTGAGGGCCCAACTCTTAGAGTTCGCCTCAGGTATGAAAATCTCAGGTCCGGGCctgtttatatatatacttaaaaagaaaaatacaccTTCTA is a window from the Rosa chinensis cultivar Old Blush chromosome 2, RchiOBHm-V2, whole genome shotgun sequence genome containing:
- the LOC112190090 gene encoding WEB family protein At3g51220 translates to MNAEEGKLVVRGRAEIDTRAPFRSVKEAVMLFGERVLVGEIYGNKLKEIGAAGANENGRTQSQVEILTAELEETKQNLEKAREENKAMAYCIKSLRDDLDHARKELYNHLKAREQFQKQSVDHQDPEIEDVKFIENATDQFETKRELNQNEEEFQKKRYVKFASPPSLAQVIVNKEEMQGEGLRDPSSVKKMNKKKPLIGWLFNKNKALQGGSPRSG